The Elaeis guineensis isolate ETL-2024a chromosome 5, EG11, whole genome shotgun sequence DNA segment CTAACAGTTTGTGTTAGATAAGAGTGGGTTGCACACATGTTTGTTACAAATTGCAGAAATTCACTACTCTTAATTTTAAGTTTATGATCCCAAAGAGACAAAGTTCAGTGATCATTGCAGCTTTCACAATGAAACATAGAAATTCTTGATCACAAGGTTCACTATATCAGGACTGCCTACCATACTGATACAGCATGGCATGCACACCATACCAACATATGATCCGAAGACTTAGCCATGGTAGTGCCCACAAAGGGCAATACGGGATGGTATAAAAGAGAACCTCCACTTGTTCAGATCGATTAGGCCCCTGTACCATACTGAACCTCAAAGCTGTACTAATACCTTATGAATACGGTATGGTATCACCTTGTTTGGGGCAATACAGCAAACCTTGGTTGATCATGCCTACAGTGACCAATATCACTGTGATAAGGTGACAAAAAAATTGTCCCAAAAGCAAGTATAAGACATTAAAGCATGAAGCTTTGTCACATTTCATCATCGAATTCTCAGATATACCTCTCATAGAAAGTAGCCTAAATTCATAAACATAAAGACATGGGAAAAGAAAAGGGGTGCACCTCTCCTACAAATATCAGGGATAAAACGTGATGTGTTATTTACTCATGAACTTGGATATCTAATAGGCTAATACAGATTTTTTACATTTTCATATGTTTTAATTAACACCTGGGTGCTTGTTTCTACCTTGAATCAGCAAGGTGGGCAAGTTAGCAAAGTAGTTTTCATAAAGGAGTACAAAGAATGTAAGGAatctttatttgatatttaaagatGGAATAAGAAACTTAGAAAGCTAGACAAATGTTCATGATAAGGCTTACCAGTTAAAGATAATTGTAGGCATGGTTCGCTAAATCGACCTGAATTGGATGGTGCATGTTGAACCATATTGGCGGCCGACTGGGATGATTCCGACATTCAAAACAAGATAccagggagggggagggggagggggagggggagagggagaagaaaagaggaaagagagggggctaggaaggagagggagatAGGGCCTCTCGAGGCTGCTAGAGCACTGCCGAGCTCATTGCACATGATGGAAGCCAGAggtggagggagggaaggagagagagaaggaaaagaggCCACTAGAGGCCTTCAAAGAGCCGACAAGGCCTCCTCGCTGCTGTCAAGCTTGGTGAAGGATGGAGGAGAGATCCTTCCTATCAAAACAGCGGCTTTGACCCTCAtttccattttcttttttttttcgatttatCAAATGAAGTCAAGAACATGGTTGCTGATTTCACtatgtttttctattttttgagggTTTTAGTTGAAGTCGACAACCtcaataaaaaatctcaaaaaaaaaaatagtgaagtGGGCAATGTAGTTGCCAACTTCATCCGataaattgcaaaaaaaaaaaaaagaaaacaggggccGAAGCCCTTGTTTAGATTGAGAGGAGAGCAGAGCCCCCTCCTTCAGCCTTTCTTGGCCTTGGCGGTGGCGAGGCAGCCTCGTCGGCCCTTCGAAGGCCTCCGGCGCCCTCTAAtggcctcctctccctctccttccctcccttcgTCCTCAACTTCCAAGGGCTTCGGCCCCTCCTTCGACCTTCATTGGCCTCAGCATTAGTGAGGTAGTCTCATTGGCAATTCGAAGGCCTCCAGTGTCCTCTAAtggcctcctctccctctccttccctcccttcgCCCTTAGCTTCCATCGTGTGCAATGAACTTGGATGCCCTCTGGCAACCTTCGGagactctctcttcctctccctatcctccccccctctctcttcctctcccgttCTCCCTCTGCCCTCTCCTTGTATTGGTTCGGGCTTGATATGGACTGGCATAGAGGCATACTAAATCATACCGTCGATCGACCGGTCCAAGCTCTAGTACCAATATAGCAAACCTTGATTGTAGGATTACAAAAACTCATAGAATTCACTTAATGTAGATTAATTTCCTTATAGAACACATTCATCCATAGTTGGTATAAGGCTTACCACTTAAAGATTATTGTAGGATTATAAAAACACAAGATTATCTTAATGTACATTAATTTCCTTATAGATATGCATGCATCCATAGGAGCTTTTCAAAGGTATATCAATCACAACCTGCCCATTGTAGTTACAGTTCAAGCACAATGCTCTAGAATGATGGCATCCTCactaacccttttttttttgagaaaagcaTTGTCACTAAGATCTAGTAACAGTAATCATGTGGTCATGCTTATGTTTGTTGAGTTGAAAGGAATGATCTTTTTGTTAAATAAAACACCGTGCAGTTAAGCTTTTTTATGTGCAACCAATGGATTCAGTGCCATAGCACTTCGGATGAGTCATTTTGCTCCAGAGAATAGGCCAAATAGATTACACTATTTGATATTGACAGAAGAGGTCATTACACAGGAATCCTACTAGAGAGTAATTTCTCTATAAGATACCAATAAAAGATTCTTAGTTATTCCACAAACAGTATTATGTCCTTGACTATCTATAATTGTtgcagatattttttaaaaaaaatagaagacaatTTCAAGTTGACATTATAAAAAAATGTTGTGTAACTGTTTTGTATTATGCTCGTTGTTATATATAAGAACTCGAAACCCAACACTAAAAAGGCATAATCATTTCTTAAGGTAGTAATGCTTAAGCTATTCCAGGATGAAAATGTAGCACAAATCTAGGAACAACAGCTCATGGAACAAATAGATATTAATGAAATGCATGCACAAGTTAAACTGCATAAGCAACATGTTTTCAGTGATCAAAATCAGATAAGCAGCACATGAATAGTAATTAAGTACTCACATGTGCTCATCATTTTGCTCTGGATCATACAACAGCTTTTCAATTGAACTATGAAGAGAAGTAAGCCTCCTTTCCTTTTCCCAGTATGGAAAGTAAATAGACATATCTGCTCCCGGGGAGACAATATTGAACTTGGGATCAAAAACGTCAATGCCATGGACAACACGGTACAAACCAGGAAGAGTGAAAGCAGTGTGGCTCTCATACTGCCCAACTGTATTCTTACTGAAACAGAAAATATAATAGTTCTTGTCTAACATCCAAGCAGCACTAAAACAAGCATCTAGCATCAAACAATTATAGAAGAGTTTTGAAACGAAAATTGAATTTAAAGTAGTTTTCATTTTTTAATGTTTCACTTACATGGACCACAATTAATcccattttaaataataaatgtcatcttTTTATATGAAGGATACTAGCATTACACCACTCATAGGTGAACGGCACCTATATCGACCATGCAACCTCTAGACCCATAGTTGTGAAGGTCTGACAATGGAggcaaaacacacacacacacacacacacagccaCACAATTATAGGATAGATGCGGTACACAGTGTCGGGGCTATTCACCTAAAGTAAGCATAGTGTAGTACCTtcaaacatcaaaaaatgattgaCCAATGATAGTTTATAAAAGTTTCAAGATATACATGTTTAAGTTGCTGAAACACCCATCCTACAACATGTAGCGAATTCACATTGAAATCCTAACATCCATATAGCAATTCGACGAAAGGAAAATCTTACAAAGGCAAactgaatttcaaaaatttttatgatgacacAAAGCAAAATGTTTCAGACTTTCAATAAGTGCCACATGTACCATAAGATACCAAATCACATGCAATCGTGATGAGTGGTATCTACCAATATTAAGTCAACATTGGACACCTCCTGCACCCCACCAAGGGCCAAAAAACAAATAAATCATGAAACATGAAAAAGACATTCatgtcttttcctttttgtccttCAACCTGTTTCATTTTGTGATGGCAACAttcttgatgatattattttgaataaatttgaaaCCTCGGTTGCAGAACATAGAGATGACAACATACATTTTTGACAAAATATCACAAGACAAACAGTTTAACAAATGGAGAGAAAagtcctttttttaaaaaaatgtaacAAGTGGCTTGATAATCTTTCAGTAGAGAGGAAACCTAGTTCTGTGCCAAAGGCAGAAGGGTAAACAGAGCATATACAAGGCAATAAATTTATTACTGCAAGAATCAAAAGAACATGCATACTTGCTTTGCAATTATGTAAAGATTTTGTAGATCCAAACCTTCTAATGAAAAACTAGGACATCAAGTTAAGAATGCGTTGAATACCGAACTAGGCAGGACAAATACCTTCCAGCAATCTCCTGATAGGTGCTAGTAATTATAAAATCTGCATTGTTCATGGCAATCAGATCAGCAGTGAACTGGCACGAGAAGTGGTATTTGTCCTCATACTTTTTCCAATATATATCTGAATCTGGATATTTTGTTTTCTCTAATGCATGAGCAATGTTGCACTGCACAAAGTTTATCAATCAGAACAGTACAACAATACAACCAACGGAAAACATGCAGCAATGATGTCAGCCTAGAGCATACCTGGGTAATTCCTAATTTGTAAGATAACAAAGATGCAACAAGATTTCCATCACTGTAGTTCCCGATAATTAGATCTGGGGTGCCACGTAACTCTGCAGCAATTTCACTAGCCGCATCCTATTGATAAAATAAGCTATTAACAAGTGTCTGAATAAATAAgccaagaagaaaaaatttatttacagttgAACTTGATCGAAGATATCATGGAGAAAGTATATAACAAGTATGCAGTGCCCAGGATCCATATACGCTTGCATATCAATAAAGaggaaatattttaattaaattgagaaGATATTATGTAAAAACGCAGTTTGGTGCAGCACAGGGTGCATGATAATGGCCATTATATTCCCCCGCTAAATATACAACATAATAGGAAGGTGTTGAAACTATTATAATGGACATAATAACGGTCATAATGCagttatttaaaatttagtaTACATAAGTCATCTTTAAGGCAGCCCATGTAAGCTTTGTACGTAACCTACTTGATAATTGTTTTGTTTCAATCACACAACAGAAAATCATTCAAAAAAACACGTACGTACTGAGGTATCCACTTTCATGCAATTTTGTCTTCCATCAGTCCTTTTCTTtcttgtaaatatttcttttgttTTCCTCAACAAGTCATTAGAGGTGATTTTGGTAAAGTGCTGAGCAACATTTTGACATTCATGTAACTTATAAGATCTACAGATCATTTTCATGATTGAGCTGCTTGATCCTTGACCGCAACGGGCATTAAATTACTAATGAGTATCATTAATGTGACTTGCAAGATCCCTACTGAAATAAGAATCATGATAAGAGTTGAGTAACAAGAACTTCAATCCTCGGATGAGAGGATGTGTGTAGAGAGATGGACATTCTAATGCATACATCAAAGTTCTGGATAATTGTCTCCTAGAGAATAAGAAATTTCAGCATCATATCCCTCCTTTTTTTTGTCCATTTGTGTGGAGTTTTGGAGAGGTATTAGAGACAAGGGATGATTGTGAGGAAACCAAAGTAAAAGTCATTACCTTTACAACAAGGGTGCCTGAATAGCCAAACAAAGGATGAGGAAAAGTAGGTTGAGCTAGGCTCAATCTTACATTAAAGCGTGACCATATGATATATGTAACATCTCCATCAAGGGGCTATTTTATTAATGCATTTTGACAGGACATTCTGTTCGTGAATAGTACTCTAGGAGCTTTCCTTGAATAGATCATTTAGTGTTCTCCTTATGAGAGATGAGATGGACCACTTTGCTTAAACACTATTTAGGGTCTATTCTTTTAAgggtaaaaaatttatccaaaaatttgtatttttttgGATAAGTATTTTACAAACAACATTTagacagaaaaataatttatccatattcttttattCTTTGAAAAATGGCTCAGAAATCTGTTATCTatattcttttgcattactagTTTCCTGGATGAGTTGCTAAGagttatccatatttttcataataccttttattatataaacattaatatatgtaataatataatatgatatattatattataatatatcatattataataattaatattattatatattactatattaatgtattataatatattcatatattatattattttattattatatattattatattatcataatatattataataatatactatattatataatatcattattcataataatatagtataatatattatattgttatattattatattatattatattataatacattgagatataataatatatataatataatataatattattataatatactatattataatatattatattattgttgttgttattattatttggttaaggatatattaggaatgaattaaaaagattatttttctgattgatggaaaaatgatttagtCACCCTCtaggtggataagatttttttcatTTGATGGATAAATACCACCCATGGAAAAGTAACTTACCTATTTTGAAAAGCATAAGAACATGAAAAAGTTGAAaaactttttcatgatatttatctaCAAAAAAACAGGCCTTAAGGCAATTCACCTCCAACATAGGGCAGAGTATCAGCCACAGGTAAGAAATATATATAAGGAGGTAACAAACAGGAAAGGGTATAAGCTGGAGTTTCCCTGAAAGAAAACAAAATTAGAGTACACCAATATTATTAATTCATAAATCTCGACTTAATCATGGGCTGGCTGATTGCAAAATATATAGCCCAAGTTTTTTTAGCCATAAAATACAAAATTGATCTCAGTAGATGAACTAATCAAGCAACTCTCAAAATTTTTCAACACAAAAGCATCATATATTTCTTTTCCATGGATCACATCTTCATGTAAGTGCATGCTTAGACTTTAACCTCCAAAACTAATAGTAACGTATGAAAATTATGTGATTCGGTAGCTATAAGACTCTAAGTTAACTTTCTAAATAAAATGGTCACATGCCATAAGGACAAAGAACATGCTTCGAAAAGATGGTAGCCCAAGAAACCATCAGATGtcacttctattttttttttttcatatctttttagCATTGCTTTCTAATTAATGTCATGGAGAAGCAATACTCAAGACAAAACACACTCAGATTTCTTGCATAAATTCATGTATCTCTAGTAAAAAATATGAAGAGGTACGCATCCAAtccattaatccagttatgacttATCTCGGGCAGATTGTAAAATTATACATCGATAGATTACAAgaaaacagattttttttttaaaaaaaaaagaaccaataTTCTCATTTTCCCAATTACAAGAATTCAACTAGACCATTTCTATGAATATCATTTTCCACTCATCAAGCTCCAAAAGATTTTGATCCATGCATATGCATTCATATAATTAcatacaaatactttttgctgatGCAGAGTGACTTCGGCGCCAGCCACCCTATTTCAAGAAATTTCCTAGAGGCCACCTAAGTAAAATCCATAACACTTTCAGGAAGAAGATTCTATCAAATAAGGTGTTTTTCATGGAGAATGTCAAACTAAAATCATGACATTTCATTTGAGggaattaaaaattatctatgGAAAGTTACCTCGGCAAAGGTTTCCAAGTAAGGCCATACATCAAATCTTGAAATCCATTTCCGAAGAATCCCCTTTTCAGTTCTAAAAGGCACCCGCAGGATGTAAGTATGTTGTGTTCCAGAAATTCTTTCAAGACGTTGATTGCATGTTGTTCCTTTTGCATCAGGTATCAACCTAGTCACCTTCAAGTAACAGGAAATGGcataagaatttaatttaaaacaAAAAGGGAATGAAATGGAAAGAATTACAAGCTAGCTACATGAGTGTAATGAGGCAAATGCGCTAAATATAGTTAGTGATAGAAGGATGACATGcaaatatcatataaataaaaaaatgctAGTAAATTTAATGGTTAGAACATGGAAATTATACATTATAAACAGGAACAGGAATTTTCAAATATACTTACAATGAGAATTTTGGGATCAACATTCAGCCCCTGCTTTTTTATTCTCAGAATCATCTCATTCTCCAACGCACGAACTTGATCCAATATATAGACAATCTGAGCATCATATGCACAAGCAAAGAAAACTTCTTCCAGTTAAACCGAAAACTTCTTCCAGTTAAACCACAAACTTTCAAACACCCATAAAGAAAAGCATCTCCCTAATCAAAGTATACAGCAAAATAGAGAGGAAAAGCAGAATTGGAGTTTATTAAATAAAACAGTACCTGCCCTCCAGTGTCCGGCAAACCTAATACATTAGCCTGGCCAAAGTACCCATGGGGAGAAAGAATTACAACATTGAACACCATCGGTATCCTCCCAAGAAATGTCTCCAAAGTGGAGGGATCAGGAGCTTGAAGAATATCCAGCAGAAGATGAATCATCTCCAGCACTCGTTCAGCTGTATCACCCCAACCTTTCTCCAAACCCATCTCTTGAAACCTGCAAATTAGTCATTAACAGGGCTATCAACAGGCTTGAATTGACTTTAATCTTATAAAATATAGATCCTAAAGTTCCTTGTCTATAATCCCATGCGGTATAAGCTGTTCCTTACAGGAAAGATTTTAGAAACAGGTAGTCAATACTAAAAAGTCATGATCTAGGATTTACTGAAGGCAGCTTAAACACCCAGATTAAGCAGAGTTATGAAATTTTGGCTAAAATATTGGTCATTACAAAGGACTACTTTTGTAACACCTTCCATAATGGCATGATTGGCAAACTATGTACAAGAAAAATAAGCCTTTCTCCCCAATCGAGGAGATAATACACTGATAAACTAGTTTTATAGCAGCCAGATGATCAACCCTGGCTGCTGTATTCACTCACCTCCAACTCAAAAACATAAAAATTGGTACTAAAACACGGTGTGCTGCCATACTGTTTCAAGGTTAAATCTACCCTAAATCTATGCAAAAAGGTACAGTTTGCATTTAGCACCATATTCGTAAGCTAGTAATTGACTACAAttgtttcatataaaaaatttactagaCCATGATATCTCTACCATATTAAGATTATACAAGTGAAGCAAGCTATTTTTCTTACACGTGAGCAAATTCAGAAAATGGCGTTGAACGTGGGAGCTTAGACAAATGCTCCTCAGCCTTTGCGAGCACAGACTGAAGCCTGGACACACTATGTATCCTATCATTCAGCATCATCACCTGTCCCACCCCATATATCCGATTCAATCCAATGATCACATACATTACAATGAAAAATTCTCAGTTTCACTGCAAGCCACACTTACATGACCCTTGAAACTGTGGGCCCGGAGGAAATCAAGCAGGGGTTCCAAGCAGTCCTTGTTCCGAAACATAATAGACGAGAGGTGCCGGTTGAGGAACTGAACTCCATTCCCGATGGACGACGACCGGTTGGGCCGTGGGAATGAGGCATTAAAAGGCTCGAAGTCGAGCTCCAGCACAAAGTGATCATTATAGAAACTGAAATAATTAACACACGCGAAGTTCAGATGAGATGGGAGAGTACAgaaatacaaatataaaaaacTTGAGGGCTGTATGGATCGTTACCGCTCATCGACGAGCTCTTCCTTGAAACGGAGGTACTCGGACACAGTAAGCTGCTCGACGCTAAGCTCGAAGACGTTAACCCGCACGTATTCCCAAACGCCAGGCCTCGGCCGCACGGCTATGGCCACAAAAGGTGGTAGAACTATGGCTTCCTAATTCCCAGACGAACAAGTTAACATCAATACCgacagggaaaaaaaaaaaaaggatacccTTTTGGGATGTGGAGACAATAGAAGAAAGGGGATGGGGATTTAAACCTGGGCAGATTTGAGGACCTCGTAGAAGGGGCCCTCGGAGAGATGGCTGCGGCCGTGGTCGTCAATGGTGGCGAGGGCGTCTAGGAGGTGATGCGGCTGGAGGATTCCCTTCCCCTTGCCCACGTACCTGCGAGGATCGAAGATTCATAGTCAGGGATCACAGGCGACGGTTCCTCCATCGCTAGGGTTAGGGTTACGGTTAGAGGCGGAAATCGATCGACGAGGTGAACGACCGACAGaagggaagagaggagacctGGAGAGGAGGAAGACGAGGTCGTTGCGGTGGGCGGAGAGGGTGTCCTCGACCCTCTCGCGCATGCTGGGGACGCGGCCGAGCTTGGGGGTCGCCATGGCGGGAGGTCACAGTCTTGGACTGAGAACAGGggaaagaaggagaggaggagacgcgcagaaagagagagagagagagagagagagatatagaGAGACTTGAGCGGCCAAAGGTGAAGAAGACTCTACTGGGGTGAGTCACGGGATTGACGTAAATGGTGGGGGGATGCAAGGAATGGGGGCGACCCGGTGGGGATCAGATGCGGCGCACTGGGCATCCAGGAGCAAACCTGGTGCCGGCACCCGACCAACCGAGAGGTTCTGCGTGAGTTCTGGTTTGGCTCTTTCCCGGAACCCCTTGCCATTCCGTGCTATGGATCGCCAGTTTTCGTCACCAGAAAATGTGGTGCATTGAACAATTAAaaatagatgaattttttttttttttgaatggtaaGAAATAGATGATATCAGTCTGCATTTTAGATTCTATTCAGCCAATCACCAATTACGATATATAATAGCATTTTTGACCTTTTGCTCCATTGGTTGTATCTAAATCAAAAATGAACAATGCTGGGAAAATCTTGTTACATGACTACTTGTGGCAAGAAGTGATTTTGTGTAAGTTATAGATTATTTGTTGCCAAACAGCGATAGGATATTTATAAAATTGCCAAGTTAGTGACTATAGGCCAATAGACTTTCCATCTGCACAAAATTGGCAGGCATTTTCCAACAAATCATATCTCACTTTTATTAGTTATGTTATATTATTTATGTAATATTTCTGAAGATATTAAtttttgtatttcttatttttagaattataaacaaaaaaaaaaattaacataaaattaATGTTGTGTAATGATGGTTTTACCGATATTTGACATGTTGGAGTCCAAGACTTTGTCTAACCACAACGTTGAAATATTTTGGTTCTTTTCAACCTAAATTTatatagtctttttttttttttaagagacatAAATTGAAATCTTTCTTTACCCAAAATTAATGGCCTCTAAAATGGATGGCATTGGTTTACCTACAAAGTTAGAAATCAATGGCATTTATCAAGAGACTACCAGAACTACCATAATTGACTACTAAATCTACCAATATAGCATCTGACATACACAAGCTCCATATGGTTCTGCTCATTTGCTTCATTTGATCATTTCACTTGTTTCATCAAAAACTTGCATCATACTTAATCAGACTGCACTCCAATTGCATTATTCGCACTGCAATGTTTTTTTCCTAATGCAAAGATGAGGGCTTTATCATCCAAAGCATTTGAAATCACCAATCCATGGAAAAAATCTATTTTGTGACCTTTGTTTACACAATAGATCATGAGCCAATGTTTTTCGTTAATAAAAGACACTTTCAAATGACTAGATTTTATTAGTTCTATTATAATGAATTAtcttatgatttaaaattaaaataataagacATCACGTTCCATGAAAGGAGATCCGTACGGATTTATACattcagatataaaaaataaactaaGTTGGCACAAAAAAATAGTTTTTNNNNNNNNNNNNNNNNNNNNNNNNNNNNNNNNNNNNNNNNNNNNNNNNNNNNNNNNNNNNNNNNNNNNNNNNNNNNNNNNNNNNNNNNNNNNNNNNNNNNTCAGTGCTATTAAGGCTTAAGGTTGACTTTACTCGTAAACATCACTAAAAGACAAACAGATACGATTTAAATTTTACCTCGATTAGGTCTGAAAAGGATAGACCAGTCATATCCAAAGATATTCGATCCTCAGCATATATCGAGGTCTGCAACTTACCCCCGTAACAGCTATCTTTCTTTGAAAGAGAGTTGGTGATTCATCATTATGATTAGAATGGGTTGGAATGGGAATAGAAAAAATCATATCtccaaaatttttgatttataattagaattaaaattgaaatgagatttgaatactagaaaaaaataCGAATTAGATTTTGCAGAATTAAGATACTTCCattttctctaaaataataaTAGGAATGGAATTCCTCCAAATCAAATAGTTATAATAGAAATCATTTATTTCCATTTTCATTCCATAGTCTAactccctccaaccaaatatGTCCTAGGATGCTATTATGGAGTTTTCTAACTCGTTACATCTATCCAAATTTGGTGATACACTGTATATCATATGTAAGGAAATGTCGTTATTAGAAAAGATGGTCTCAAGACACATTCGCAACAATAGGGCTGATAATCATGAAAGATTAGAGTACCTATTACGTGGTCCCTCGTATCACTAGTCCTAAACATGCATCCCATGGTTGCGCACGCAAGGATGGCTTTAATTAATTTGAGCATGCAACATCCTTCAACATCAGCAAAGTTTTTGGTAAATGAGAAACCCAGAGACTCGGAGATCTTCCCACATGAACTATATACACTACGGAGAGATATTTAAAGCGAAGATCTACTTTAAGAATAGAATATTACTTCTGCTTAGCATTTTAGAGCTAGTGTGCCACTGTCAACATAGAAGAATCTCCTATAATTTAGTATGAAATGAAACGATATCAAAGCCAACTAGTGTTGGTAGTTGTGACACCATCATGACACATGGCACTAGCCGACAATAAGACCATTTTTTTTTTC contains these protein-coding regions:
- the LOC140858117 gene encoding sucrose synthase 4-like, which encodes MATPKLGRVPSMRERVEDTLSAHRNDLVFLLSRYVGKGKGILQPHHLLDALATIDDHGRSHLSEGPFYEVLKSAQEAIVLPPFVAIAVRPRPGVWEYVRVNVFELSVEQLTVSEYLRFKEELVDERFYNDHFVLELDFEPFNASFPRPNRSSSIGNGVQFLNRHLSSIMFRNKDCLEPLLDFLRAHSFKGHVMMLNDRIHSVSRLQSVLAKAEEHLSKLPRSTPFSEFAHVFQEMGLEKGWGDTAERVLEMIHLLLDILQAPDPSTLETFLGRIPMVFNVVILSPHGYFGQANVLGLPDTGGQIVYILDQVRALENEMILRIKKQGLNVDPKILIVTRLIPDAKGTTCNQRLERISGTQHTYILRVPFRTEKGILRKWISRFDVWPYLETFAEDAASEIAAELRGTPDLIIGNYSDGNLVASLLSYKLGITQCNIAHALEKTKYPDSDIYWKKYEDKYHFSCQFTADLIAMNNADFIITSTYQEIAGSKNTVGQYESHTAFTLPGLYRVVHGIDVFDPKFNIVSPGADMSIYFPYWEKERRLTSLHSSIEKLLYDPEQNDEHIGWLDDRSKPIIFSMARLDRVKNITGLVECFAKNTQLRELVNLVVVAGSNNVKKSSDREEILEIEKMHQLIKTYSLFGQFRWISAQMNRARNGELYRYIADTGGAFVQPAFYEAFGLTVVESMTCGLPTFATCHGGPAEIIEHGVSGFHIDPYHPDQAGELMAEFFEKCKKDSGYWKKISEGGLRRIHERYTWKIYSERLMTLAGVYGFWKYVSKLERRETRRYLEMFYILKFRDLATSVPLAVDDGH